The following is a genomic window from Shewanella avicenniae.
GGGTGTTATCTGCATACCTACATGCTGATGAGCGAAATTTTCACATCCACTGTTGCATTCACGTATTTGAACTCAAGCAACGCCGTAACGGTGCGGTATGGGGCTTAAATGCGAGGGCTATAACGGGCGGAGCTGATAAGCTCCGTCGTCTACAAGACAGCTATTCGTCGAAAATGAACTGCCTAGGGTTAAAACGTGGCATTCGTGGTTCTAAAGCAACTCACTCAACAGTATCGCAGTTTTATAACGCTATAAACGAAGCGAAGGACGTAGCACAGTCATTAGGCCTTAATCCGCCGACAGATAGCCCTACAGCGTTTTCTCCTTGGTTAAAAAATGTTGAAAAGGTCATCACTGCGCTACAGAAACAACAACAGGTCGAGAAGACAAAGTTGTTAGATCTTATTCAGGAACTCAGAGACACAAACCAACGTTTAAACTATCAACTTCAATCTGGCACTCCAAGGCGTGGCATACGATAGAACTGAAATGTGTACACAACGAACGTAACAATTAGCGGTAGCTCAATTGTGTAGTGAGTACGCAAGTACCATCGTTATAAGATTTGTCGCTAGTGAGTTACTATCCGTTTGGGCTAGGGCTCTTCACTCTGTGATTGATTGTAAAATGCACAGGAGTTTACCGCCAGCACTCATGCAGAACTTTGACTGGAACACTTCCACGAAAGATGCTGTCCATACTTGGAAAGTACGGTTCTATCATTGTCGATTCTTCGATTTTCCCATATCCTCTTCCCATCAAGTTTTTGACCAATTCACTTAGTGCTAATTTGTTTAGATTTAAGGTCAAATTTCAATCAAAAAAACAGGCTTCGCTATCTGACTTCAACGGTAAATACCATTTTATAGGCTCGCAAGTGAAGACCTGATACTGGCTTTAAAATTGCGTACTCCTGTCGTTTCAATAAGACGATTTAGAAAATGGATCGAACAGGAATAGCGCGTTTGTAGTCAAAGTGAATAGCTCACAAACAACAATGAATTAAGAAGTTAAGGATCTCTATGCCAACGTTGGATTTTAAAGGTAAACAGTTTGTTTATTCACACCACTTGAGTGTGCCGTTTCGTGAACTAAAAGTGGTTGCAGATAAATCGTTACCGCAGGAAGGCAAGGCGGCATCATTGGATGACAACCTCATCATTCATGGCGACAACCTTGAAGCCCTCAAGGCGTTACTGCCTACCCATGCGGGTAAAGTAGACTGCATTTTTATCGACCCGCCGTACAACACAGGCAATGAGGGGTGGTGTTATAACGACAATGTACGCTCACCATTGATGCAGGAGTGGTTGAAACAGTCTGCCAATCCAGTTGACAAAGATGATTTGGAACGTCATGACAAGTGGTTATGCATGATGTGGCC
Proteins encoded in this region:
- the mobV gene encoding MobV family relaxase — protein: MKQDFAIFRIGKLKSKAEISAMSAHWRRTKPTPNVDPTKTKFNRVLMGAADPYKAFCEGVTQRGITKFRKNGVFALEAVLAFSPSFIIDESGKYLPDAKDKLTQWIKLSKDWLQEEFGERVLSAYLHADERNFHIHCCIHVFELKQRRNGAVWGLNARAITGGADKLRRLQDSYSSKMNCLGLKRGIRGSKATHSTVSQFYNAINEAKDVAQSLGLNPPTDSPTAFSPWLKNVEKVITALQKQQQVEKTKLLDLIQELRDTNQRLNYQLQSGTPRRGIR